From a single Phalacrocorax aristotelis chromosome 1, bGulAri2.1, whole genome shotgun sequence genomic region:
- the KEL gene encoding kell blood group glycoprotein isoform X4, with protein MRTFPETCDQELRTAAKKERCLQGKSLLLCTLLSIILGFALLITYIMMTCGLGSSGAELGLTLLAKLLNSRNDTVDPCEDFYKYACGSWEGKQSNRTTEESLNVFDALLEENQMILKRLLEGPQFAIRGSAKEKAIQFYHSCMDTQKIESQGTQPLKNLLTQVGGWNITGVGKAKDFNETLQTLMGRYNTFPFFSVRVGPSPFGLKTNIIQIDHPEFEMPPESKFKEKNYLERVVTPLQERRQRGMLFFHTTIRELQEKAPAIDWLSCLQAVFHPMPMNLSQPIVVHDMDYLRGMSQLIEQWHKERVLHIYMIVCLVGNLSPALDSRFQEARLELSEILYGKMGSRMIPAERWKKCLTDTSSFFEPVLGQMIVQEIFPQQTKKLAQQMFSEIQDALYGQLDQLDWMDEQTRQEAKVLVSKLQVEIGCPAHMLQTAKVNLEYQNLEIHEDTFFLNVVACLKILRENSYLKLLQHDSQDNWHVSPWTVRSYYSISHHMVVFPAGMFRSPFFHMEFPSAVNFGAIGVFMAHELLHTFYGYVLPEGCSTCNRSALQKSIDCLVEQYESYGFKVNGTFTLLENTADTGGLTIAYQAYKNWLKKHKEKDLPKIGLSHDQLFYLSFAHAMCGHQNPEKLQSSLNTDPHSPLPLRVCGPVSNNQDFAKHFHCSSGSPMNPDNKCQIW; from the exons ATGAGGACTTTTCCAGAG accTGTGACCAGGAGCTGAGAACAGCTGCAAAGAAAGAACGATGCCTTCAGGGGAAGAGCCTACTTCTGTGTACACTTCTCAGTATTATCCTTGGCTTTGCATTGCTTATCACCTACATCATGATGACTTGTGGTCTAG GATCCAGTGGTGCCGAACTGGGTCTTACATTGTTGGCCAAGCTCCTGAATTCTAGGAATGACACTGTAGACCCTTGTGAGGATTTCTACAAATACGCCTGTGGCAGCTGGGAAGGCAAACAGTCAAACAGAACCACAGAAGAATCACTAAATGTATTTGATGCGTTGTTGGAAGAAAACCAGATGATCCTGAAAAGGCTTTTAG aggGCCCACAGTTTGCAATAAGAGGCTCAGCTAAGGAAAAAGCAATCCAGTTCTATCACTCCTGCATGGATACCCAAAAGATAGAATCCCAAGGAACTCAGCCATTGAAAAACCTCCTAACTCAG GTTGGTGGATGGAATATCACAGGTGTGGGGAAAGCAaaagattttaatgaaactCTTCAGACTCTTATGGGCAGATACAAcacctttccctttttcagtGTCCGTGTGGGACCTAGTCCTTTTGGCCTCAAGACCAATATTATTCAG ATTGACCATCCTGAGTTTGAAATGCCACCTGAGAGcaaattcaaagagaaaaattatcttGAG CGAGTTGTCACCCCACTGCAGGAAAGACGGCAGAGGGGGATGCTGTTCTTTCACACTACCATTAGGGAGCTACAG gAAAAGGCACCTGCTATTGACTGGCTGTCCTGCCTTCAGGCTGTCTTCCATCCTATGCCAATGAACCTCTCTCAGCCAATTGTAGTGCATGACATGGATTACTTAAGAGGCATGTCACAGCTCATTGAACAATGGCACAAGGAAAG GGTCCTTCACATTTATATGATTGTTTGTCTGGTTGGGAATCTCTCCCCAGCCCTTGACAGTCGATTCCAAGAGGCACGCCTGGAGCTATCTGAGATTCTTTATGGAAAAATGGGATCTAGAATG ATCCCAGCTGAGCGCTGGAAGAAGTGCTTGACTGATACCAGCTCTTTCTTTGAGCCAGTTCTAGGGCAGATGATTGTGCAAGAAATTTTCCCCCAGCAGACCAAGAAACTT GCTCAGCAGATGTTCTCTGAGATCCAAGATGCTCTCTATGGCCAACTGGATCAGCTGGACTGGATGGATGAACAGACTCGCCAAGAGGCTAAAGTCTTG GTTTCCAAATTACAAGTGGAGATTGGATGTCCAGCTCACATGCTCCAGACTGCCAAAGTGAACCTGGAATACCAGAAT TTGGAGATACATGAAGACACTTTTTTCCTCAATGTGGTGGCTTGCTTGAAGATACTGAGGGAAAATTCCTACTTGAAACTCCTTCAGCATGACTCACAGGATAA CTGGCATGTGTCCCCCTGGACTGTGCGTTCATACTACTCAATAAGTCATCACATGGTGGTTTTTCCTGCTGGAATGTTCCGCAGCCCTTTTTTCCACATGGAGTTTCCCAG tgctgtgaacTTTGGAGCAATCGGGGTATTCATGGCGCATGAACTTCTTCACACATTCTATGGTTATG tgcTGCCCGAGGGCTGTTCTACATGCAACAGGAGTGCACTACAGAAATCTATAGACTGCTTGGTTGAACAGTATGAAAGCTATGGTTTTAAGGTCAATGGTACTTTTACACTGTTGGAGAACACAGCTGACACTGGAGGGCTCACCATTGCTTACCAG GCCTATAAGAATtggctgaaaaagcacaaagaaaaggaTTTACCTAAGATTGGACTCTCACATGACCAGCTTTTCTACCTCAGTTTTGCTCAT gCAATGTGTGGACACCAGAATCCTGAGAAACTACAGTCTTCCCTGAACACAGACCCACACAGTCCCTTGCCACTTCGTGTCTGTGGGCCTGTCAGCAATAACCAGGACTTTGCCAAGCACTTCCACTGTTCCAGTGGATCCCCTATGAACCCAGACAACAAGTGTCAGATCTGGTAA
- the KEL gene encoding kell blood group glycoprotein isoform X7, with amino-acid sequence MILKRLLEGPQFAIRGSAKEKAIQFYHSCMDTQKIESQGTQPLKNLLTQVGGWNITGVGKAKDFNETLQTLMGRYNTFPFFSVRVGPSPFGLKTNIIQIDHPEFEMPPESKFKEKNYLEFLRVYLSYLKKLGGLLGGPQDGPPDSFSLTLSFISNLQRVVTPLQERRQRGMLFFHTTIRELQEKAPAIDWLSCLQAVFHPMPMNLSQPIVVHDMDYLRGMSQLIEQWHKERVLHIYMIVCLVGNLSPALDSRFQEARLELSEILYGKMGSRMIPAERWKKCLTDTSSFFEPVLGQMIVQEIFPQQTKKLAQQMFSEIQDALYGQLDQLDWMDEQTRQEAKVLVSKLQVEIGCPAHMLQTAKVNLEYQNLEIHEDTFFLNVVACLKILRENSYLKLLQHDSQDNWHVSPWTVRSYYSISHHMVVFPAGMFRSPFFHMEFPSAVNFGAIGVFMAHELLHTFYGYGFFFPTVLPEGCSTCNRSALQKSIDCLVEQYESYGFKVNGTFTLLENTADTGGLTIAYQAYKNWLKKHKEKDLPKIGLSHDQLFYLSFAHAMCGHQNPEKLQSSLNTDPHSPLPLRVCGPVSNNQDFAKHFHCSSGSPMNPDNKCQIW; translated from the exons ATGATCCTGAAAAGGCTTTTAG aggGCCCACAGTTTGCAATAAGAGGCTCAGCTAAGGAAAAAGCAATCCAGTTCTATCACTCCTGCATGGATACCCAAAAGATAGAATCCCAAGGAACTCAGCCATTGAAAAACCTCCTAACTCAG GTTGGTGGATGGAATATCACAGGTGTGGGGAAAGCAaaagattttaatgaaactCTTCAGACTCTTATGGGCAGATACAAcacctttccctttttcagtGTCCGTGTGGGACCTAGTCCTTTTGGCCTCAAGACCAATATTATTCAG ATTGACCATCCTGAGTTTGAAATGCCACCTGAGAGcaaattcaaagagaaaaattatcttGAG TTTCTCCGTGTGTATCTCTCATATTTGAAGAAATTGGGGGGCCTACTTGGAGGGCCACAGGATGGTCCCCCTGATTCCTTTTCCCTTACCCTGTCCTTCATCTCTAACCTCCAGCGAGTTGTCACCCCACTGCAGGAAAGACGGCAGAGGGGGATGCTGTTCTTTCACACTACCATTAGGGAGCTACAG gAAAAGGCACCTGCTATTGACTGGCTGTCCTGCCTTCAGGCTGTCTTCCATCCTATGCCAATGAACCTCTCTCAGCCAATTGTAGTGCATGACATGGATTACTTAAGAGGCATGTCACAGCTCATTGAACAATGGCACAAGGAAAG GGTCCTTCACATTTATATGATTGTTTGTCTGGTTGGGAATCTCTCCCCAGCCCTTGACAGTCGATTCCAAGAGGCACGCCTGGAGCTATCTGAGATTCTTTATGGAAAAATGGGATCTAGAATG ATCCCAGCTGAGCGCTGGAAGAAGTGCTTGACTGATACCAGCTCTTTCTTTGAGCCAGTTCTAGGGCAGATGATTGTGCAAGAAATTTTCCCCCAGCAGACCAAGAAACTT GCTCAGCAGATGTTCTCTGAGATCCAAGATGCTCTCTATGGCCAACTGGATCAGCTGGACTGGATGGATGAACAGACTCGCCAAGAGGCTAAAGTCTTG GTTTCCAAATTACAAGTGGAGATTGGATGTCCAGCTCACATGCTCCAGACTGCCAAAGTGAACCTGGAATACCAGAAT TTGGAGATACATGAAGACACTTTTTTCCTCAATGTGGTGGCTTGCTTGAAGATACTGAGGGAAAATTCCTACTTGAAACTCCTTCAGCATGACTCACAGGATAA CTGGCATGTGTCCCCCTGGACTGTGCGTTCATACTACTCAATAAGTCATCACATGGTGGTTTTTCCTGCTGGAATGTTCCGCAGCCCTTTTTTCCACATGGAGTTTCCCAG tgctgtgaacTTTGGAGCAATCGGGGTATTCATGGCGCATGAACTTCTTCACACATTCTATGGTTATG gattttttttccccacagtgcTGCCCGAGGGCTGTTCTACATGCAACAGGAGTGCACTACAGAAATCTATAGACTGCTTGGTTGAACAGTATGAAAGCTATGGTTTTAAGGTCAATGGTACTTTTACACTGTTGGAGAACACAGCTGACACTGGAGGGCTCACCATTGCTTACCAG GCCTATAAGAATtggctgaaaaagcacaaagaaaaggaTTTACCTAAGATTGGACTCTCACATGACCAGCTTTTCTACCTCAGTTTTGCTCAT gCAATGTGTGGACACCAGAATCCTGAGAAACTACAGTCTTCCCTGAACACAGACCCACACAGTCCCTTGCCACTTCGTGTCTGTGGGCCTGTCAGCAATAACCAGGACTTTGCCAAGCACTTCCACTGTTCCAGTGGATCCCCTATGAACCCAGACAACAAGTGTCAGATCTGGTAA
- the KEL gene encoding kell blood group glycoprotein isoform X8, which translates to MDTQKIESQGTQPLKNLLTQVGGWNITGVGKAKDFNETLQTLMGRYNTFPFFSVRVGPSPFGLKTNIIQIDHPEFEMPPESKFKEKNYLEFLRVYLSYLKKLGGLLGGPQDGPPDSFSLTLSFISNLQRVVTPLQERRQRGMLFFHTTIRELQEKAPAIDWLSCLQAVFHPMPMNLSQPIVVHDMDYLRGMSQLIEQWHKERVLHIYMIVCLVGNLSPALDSRFQEARLELSEILYGKMGSRMIPAERWKKCLTDTSSFFEPVLGQMIVQEIFPQQTKKLAQQMFSEIQDALYGQLDQLDWMDEQTRQEAKVLVSKLQVEIGCPAHMLQTAKVNLEYQNLEIHEDTFFLNVVACLKILRENSYLKLLQHDSQDNWHVSPWTVRSYYSISHHMVVFPAGMFRSPFFHMEFPSAVNFGAIGVFMAHELLHTFYGYGFFFPTVLPEGCSTCNRSALQKSIDCLVEQYESYGFKVNGTFTLLENTADTGGLTIAYQAYKNWLKKHKEKDLPKIGLSHDQLFYLSFAHAMCGHQNPEKLQSSLNTDPHSPLPLRVCGPVSNNQDFAKHFHCSSGSPMNPDNKCQIW; encoded by the exons ATGGATACCCAAAAGATAGAATCCCAAGGAACTCAGCCATTGAAAAACCTCCTAACTCAG GTTGGTGGATGGAATATCACAGGTGTGGGGAAAGCAaaagattttaatgaaactCTTCAGACTCTTATGGGCAGATACAAcacctttccctttttcagtGTCCGTGTGGGACCTAGTCCTTTTGGCCTCAAGACCAATATTATTCAG ATTGACCATCCTGAGTTTGAAATGCCACCTGAGAGcaaattcaaagagaaaaattatcttGAG TTTCTCCGTGTGTATCTCTCATATTTGAAGAAATTGGGGGGCCTACTTGGAGGGCCACAGGATGGTCCCCCTGATTCCTTTTCCCTTACCCTGTCCTTCATCTCTAACCTCCAGCGAGTTGTCACCCCACTGCAGGAAAGACGGCAGAGGGGGATGCTGTTCTTTCACACTACCATTAGGGAGCTACAG gAAAAGGCACCTGCTATTGACTGGCTGTCCTGCCTTCAGGCTGTCTTCCATCCTATGCCAATGAACCTCTCTCAGCCAATTGTAGTGCATGACATGGATTACTTAAGAGGCATGTCACAGCTCATTGAACAATGGCACAAGGAAAG GGTCCTTCACATTTATATGATTGTTTGTCTGGTTGGGAATCTCTCCCCAGCCCTTGACAGTCGATTCCAAGAGGCACGCCTGGAGCTATCTGAGATTCTTTATGGAAAAATGGGATCTAGAATG ATCCCAGCTGAGCGCTGGAAGAAGTGCTTGACTGATACCAGCTCTTTCTTTGAGCCAGTTCTAGGGCAGATGATTGTGCAAGAAATTTTCCCCCAGCAGACCAAGAAACTT GCTCAGCAGATGTTCTCTGAGATCCAAGATGCTCTCTATGGCCAACTGGATCAGCTGGACTGGATGGATGAACAGACTCGCCAAGAGGCTAAAGTCTTG GTTTCCAAATTACAAGTGGAGATTGGATGTCCAGCTCACATGCTCCAGACTGCCAAAGTGAACCTGGAATACCAGAAT TTGGAGATACATGAAGACACTTTTTTCCTCAATGTGGTGGCTTGCTTGAAGATACTGAGGGAAAATTCCTACTTGAAACTCCTTCAGCATGACTCACAGGATAA CTGGCATGTGTCCCCCTGGACTGTGCGTTCATACTACTCAATAAGTCATCACATGGTGGTTTTTCCTGCTGGAATGTTCCGCAGCCCTTTTTTCCACATGGAGTTTCCCAG tgctgtgaacTTTGGAGCAATCGGGGTATTCATGGCGCATGAACTTCTTCACACATTCTATGGTTATG gattttttttccccacagtgcTGCCCGAGGGCTGTTCTACATGCAACAGGAGTGCACTACAGAAATCTATAGACTGCTTGGTTGAACAGTATGAAAGCTATGGTTTTAAGGTCAATGGTACTTTTACACTGTTGGAGAACACAGCTGACACTGGAGGGCTCACCATTGCTTACCAG GCCTATAAGAATtggctgaaaaagcacaaagaaaaggaTTTACCTAAGATTGGACTCTCACATGACCAGCTTTTCTACCTCAGTTTTGCTCAT gCAATGTGTGGACACCAGAATCCTGAGAAACTACAGTCTTCCCTGAACACAGACCCACACAGTCCCTTGCCACTTCGTGTCTGTGGGCCTGTCAGCAATAACCAGGACTTTGCCAAGCACTTCCACTGTTCCAGTGGATCCCCTATGAACCCAGACAACAAGTGTCAGATCTGGTAA